In Brevibacillus brevis, a genomic segment contains:
- a CDS encoding HD domain-containing protein yields the protein MKYLLEYQEGERVIAFCLVKGKESGVASNQSEYLNLELGDRSGTIMAKLWDVSAEIKEAIAVKTVVKIDATVQNYRGKKQLVIQRIRPASAADEVLMESLIPISPVPAGELWEKLEKAIDSLQSRTLKTIIQEALADEEIGERLRHFPAGVRMHHNYYHGLLEHIVSLLTAAERLLPLYPQVDRDVLYATCILHDIGKLYELSDPIAPEYTTPGQLIGHLVMGVEIVSGICRKLDIPLGDAEVLHLKHCILSHHGEVENGWGSAVSGKTPTAVLFHYLDQIDSKMNALGQTLADAGEEEWSYAGVLKRKVWRGY from the coding sequence ATGAAATATTTGCTGGAATATCAAGAGGGGGAGCGGGTCATCGCCTTTTGTCTGGTGAAGGGGAAAGAATCGGGAGTAGCCAGCAATCAGAGCGAGTACCTCAATCTGGAGCTGGGCGACCGTTCCGGGACCATCATGGCTAAGCTGTGGGATGTCAGCGCGGAGATAAAAGAAGCGATCGCGGTCAAAACCGTCGTCAAGATCGACGCGACCGTGCAAAACTACCGGGGGAAAAAGCAGTTGGTCATACAGCGGATCCGTCCTGCATCCGCAGCAGATGAAGTGCTCATGGAGTCGCTGATCCCCATCTCTCCTGTGCCGGCCGGCGAGCTGTGGGAGAAGCTCGAGAAGGCGATCGACAGCCTGCAGAGCCGGACGCTCAAGACCATCATCCAAGAGGCGCTAGCTGATGAAGAAATCGGCGAACGGCTGCGCCATTTTCCTGCGGGAGTCCGCATGCATCACAACTACTACCACGGCCTGTTGGAGCACATCGTCTCGCTGCTCACAGCTGCGGAGAGGCTGCTGCCGCTTTATCCGCAGGTGGACAGGGACGTGCTCTACGCTACCTGCATCCTGCACGACATCGGCAAATTGTACGAGCTGTCGGATCCGATCGCGCCCGAGTATACCACCCCTGGACAGTTGATCGGCCATCTGGTGATGGGCGTGGAAATCGTCAGCGGCATATGCCGAAAGCTGGACATTCCGTTGGGAGATGCAGAGGTGCTGCACCTGAAACATTGCATTCTGAGCCACCACGGCGAAGTGGAAAACGGCTGGGGCAGCGCGGTGTCCGGGAAAACGCCGACAGCGGTTTTGTTCCATTACCTCGACCAGATTGACAGCAAGATGAATGCCCTGGGACAAACGCTTGCAGACGCAGGCGAGGAAGAGTGGTCCTATGCCGGTGTTCTCAAAAGAAAAGTGTGGCGTGGTTACTGA
- a CDS encoding YkvA family protein — protein MSEEDRKPEEHAAEEQAMENLPAVRGTHELIPVVLPEKHQRFYDKLRDKIEAFIKDKGVNDTVASYILLAPDLFVLLARLLLDKRVSVQSKAIAGVAVAYFIAPIDFIPEVLVGGFGLLDDVILAVYALRRILVDVDEAVVREHWNGEEDLLAVITKVVKSADDLVGKKIVRKLEETLFRKK, from the coding sequence ATGAGCGAAGAAGATCGAAAACCAGAGGAGCATGCGGCAGAGGAGCAAGCGATGGAAAATTTGCCGGCCGTTCGAGGAACGCACGAGCTGATTCCGGTCGTGCTTCCTGAAAAGCATCAACGCTTTTACGACAAGCTGCGGGACAAAATCGAGGCATTTATCAAGGATAAAGGCGTGAACGACACGGTGGCGAGCTATATTTTGCTGGCCCCCGACCTGTTTGTGCTGCTCGCCCGCCTGCTGCTGGACAAACGGGTGAGCGTGCAGTCCAAAGCGATCGCCGGTGTCGCTGTAGCGTACTTCATTGCCCCAATCGATTTTATCCCGGAAGTGCTGGTGGGCGGATTCGGGCTGTTGGACGATGTCATCCTGGCCGTTTACGCTCTGCGCCGCATCCTCGTCGATGTAGACGAAGCCGTCGTGCGGGAGCATTGGAATGGGGAAGAGGATTTGCTCGCGGTGATTACCAAGGTCGTCAAATCGGCTGACGATCTGGTGGGGAAAAAGATCGTGAGAAAACTGGAGGAAACGCTGTTTCGGAAAAAATAG
- a CDS encoding DedA family protein, giving the protein MMAAFGGYITEYGYGALFGLFFLGILGMPLPEETLLVFSGFLVSTGKLEYWPTMLVCFLGSIAAMTSAYWIGRTLGFAFLERFGKRLGMGYTVYKKTEEWFNRAGKWALPIGYFIPGVRQFTAYFAGITRLPFPTFVLYTYAGGLFWSLLFVTIGWQLGERWDEVFDLISRNLAIFFLAVLSVIAIWSYFRHKMVAARKPKREESQ; this is encoded by the coding sequence ATGATGGCGGCATTTGGCGGTTACATTACGGAGTATGGATACGGAGCACTGTTTGGATTGTTTTTTCTGGGGATTCTGGGAATGCCTCTGCCTGAAGAAACGCTGCTCGTATTTTCCGGTTTTCTCGTCTCGACGGGCAAACTGGAATATTGGCCTACCATGCTCGTATGCTTTCTCGGTTCCATCGCGGCGATGACAAGCGCCTACTGGATCGGGAGAACGCTCGGGTTTGCTTTCCTCGAGCGCTTCGGCAAGCGGCTGGGGATGGGCTATACGGTCTACAAAAAAACGGAGGAATGGTTCAACCGGGCGGGAAAATGGGCGTTGCCGATCGGATATTTCATCCCGGGAGTCAGGCAGTTTACGGCCTATTTTGCGGGAATCACACGTCTGCCGTTTCCGACGTTCGTCCTTTACACGTATGCGGGAGGGCTCTTTTGGAGCCTGCTGTTCGTCACGATCGGTTGGCAGCTGGGCGAGCGTTGGGACGAGGTGTTTGACCTGATTTCCCGGAATTTGGCTATCTTTTTTCTGGCCGTGTTGTCTGTTATCGCTATTTGGTCGTACTTTCGCCACAAGATGGTGGCTGCGAGAAAACCAAAACGGGAGGAATCGCAATGA
- a CDS encoding DUF2062 domain-containing protein produces MWKKIYRKLKFEYYKLIRMKGAPSFVARGFSVGIFVEFITLPTFGLAFLLLFPLIKLFRASLPAGLIAFVIGKLILPVFMVINYKIGYAIVGRPLNEHTVLGHMPPWEKWLMWMKDKGFAYLTGSAVVGLIVAIVGYFLVYAALQLYRRRRMRRSLSHGRGAS; encoded by the coding sequence ATGTGGAAAAAAATCTACCGCAAGTTGAAGTTTGAGTACTACAAGCTGATTCGAATGAAGGGTGCCCCTTCCTTTGTCGCCCGCGGTTTTTCCGTTGGCATTTTTGTCGAATTTATTACGTTGCCTACTTTCGGCCTAGCATTTTTGCTGTTGTTTCCATTGATTAAGTTGTTCCGAGCCAGCTTGCCTGCCGGACTCATCGCCTTCGTCATCGGCAAGCTGATCTTGCCTGTATTCATGGTGATCAACTACAAGATCGGCTACGCGATCGTCGGCAGACCTCTGAACGAGCACACTGTCCTTGGACATATGCCTCCTTGGGAGAAGTGGCTCATGTGGATGAAGGACAAAGGGTTTGCCTACCTGACCGGCAGCGCAGTGGTCGGGCTGATTGTTGCCATCGTTGGCTACTTTCTCGTCTATGCGGCCCTTCAGCTGTATCGCCGCAGAAGAATGCGTCGTTCTCTTTCCCACGGACGGGGTGCTTCCTGA
- the nadE gene encoding NAD(+) synthase codes for MDKFQEHLANYQIHVKDDVEKRIAFIREQIDGPGLGGAVVGISGGIDSAVTAALCVRALGKDRVIGVWLPAYSQDVHAEDAKRLADAIGLQLVTVDVGAAFDAIVPAIENVLTLDAKTRGNTKARLRMTALYAIANQKGYLVVDTCNRSEIYVGYMTKGGDGLADINPVASLTKHEMRILAAELGVPAPIITKAPSADLWEGQTDEQEMGFTYEDLDRLLITGETRPEAKERIEYLHRISEHKRRGMPEI; via the coding sequence ATGGACAAGTTTCAGGAACATCTGGCGAACTACCAGATACATGTAAAAGATGACGTGGAAAAGCGCATTGCCTTTATCCGCGAGCAGATTGACGGACCGGGTCTGGGGGGAGCGGTCGTAGGCATTTCCGGCGGAATCGACAGCGCCGTGACCGCAGCCCTTTGCGTGCGGGCATTGGGCAAGGACCGAGTGATCGGTGTCTGGTTGCCTGCATACTCCCAGGATGTACACGCAGAGGATGCCAAGCGGCTGGCTGACGCGATCGGGCTCCAGCTGGTGACCGTCGACGTAGGTGCGGCATTCGATGCGATTGTCCCCGCGATTGAAAACGTACTGACGCTTGACGCGAAGACCAGGGGAAACACGAAAGCTCGGCTGCGAATGACAGCCTTGTACGCGATTGCCAATCAAAAAGGGTATCTCGTGGTGGATACGTGCAACCGCAGCGAAATCTACGTCGGGTACATGACCAAAGGCGGAGACGGCCTTGCGGATATCAATCCGGTGGCGAGCCTGACCAAGCACGAGATGCGCATTTTGGCTGCCGAGCTGGGGGTGCCTGCTCCTATCATTACCAAAGCTCCATCGGCTGACTTGTGGGAAGGCCAAACCGACGAACAGGAAATGGGCTTCACCTACGAAGATTTGGACCGTCTGCTCATTACCGGCGAGACCCGACCGGAGGCAAAGGAGAGAATCGAGTACCTCCACCGTATTTCCGAGCACAAGCGCAGGGGCATGCCGGAAATTTAA
- the map gene encoding type I methionyl aminopeptidase encodes MIILKTPEEIELMGAAGKILAACHREIRKMIRPGVSTWDIDQFVEEFLAKHGATPEQKGYNGYPYATCGSVNDVICHGFPKKEPLREGDIVTIDMVVRKDGWLADSAWSYAVGKISPEAKRLLEVTEKSLYLGIEQAIVGNRLGDISHAIQTYAQANGYSVVRDFTGHGIGQQMHEEPYVPHYGPAGRGPRLKEGMVITIEPMLNIGTYHVSIDDDGWTARTRDGKLSAQYEHTIAITANGPVILTKQ; translated from the coding sequence TTGATTATCCTCAAGACACCTGAAGAAATCGAATTGATGGGCGCTGCCGGAAAGATTTTGGCGGCATGCCATCGGGAAATTAGAAAAATGATTCGTCCCGGCGTATCCACGTGGGATATTGATCAATTTGTGGAAGAGTTTTTGGCCAAACACGGAGCAACTCCCGAACAAAAGGGGTACAACGGCTATCCGTACGCGACGTGCGGATCTGTCAACGACGTCATCTGCCACGGATTCCCCAAGAAGGAGCCGCTGCGGGAAGGCGATATCGTCACGATCGACATGGTCGTGCGCAAAGACGGCTGGTTGGCCGACTCCGCCTGGTCGTATGCAGTCGGCAAAATCTCTCCGGAGGCGAAGCGCCTTCTGGAAGTGACGGAAAAATCGCTGTATCTGGGCATTGAGCAAGCCATTGTCGGCAACCGACTCGGGGACATCTCCCACGCTATCCAGACCTACGCGCAAGCGAACGGCTACTCCGTCGTCCGGGACTTCACCGGCCACGGCATCGGACAGCAGATGCACGAGGAGCCGTACGTGCCGCACTACGGACCGGCTGGACGCGGTCCGCGCCTGAAGGAAGGCATGGTCATCACGATCGAGCCGATGCTCAACATCGGCACCTACCACGTCTCTATCGACGATGACGGCTGGACGGCCCGCACGAGAGACGGAAAACTGTCCGCCCAGTACGAGCACACCATCGCCATCACGGCGAATGGCCCGGTCATCTTGACCAAACAATAA
- a CDS encoding LLM class flavin-dependent oxidoreductase, with the protein MSESTKSKTLRDIPLSVLDLSPIVEGSTAAESFKRSLDLAQRVENWGFHRYWVAEHHSMPAVASSATSVLIGHIAGGTSKIRVGSGGIMLPNHAPLVIAEQFGTLESLYPGRIDLGLGRAPGADQRTARALRRDLRVGGEDFPELLQELRDYLLPPADAPASRVRAIPGEGLNIPIWLLGSSDFSARLAGLLGLPFAFAGHFSPGYTLTALQVYRSSFRPSEVLEKPYAMVGVNVMAADTNEQAERLATSHFQSFLNLIRGDLKPVQPPVDDMDELWTEFEKMSVQSQLGSSIIGNPEKVKGELQRLLSATQADELMITTQMYDHADRLRSYEIVADVWKS; encoded by the coding sequence ATGTCAGAGTCTACGAAGTCCAAAACGCTGCGCGATATTCCCTTGTCCGTCCTCGATCTGTCCCCGATCGTCGAAGGCAGCACTGCCGCGGAATCGTTCAAAAGAAGCCTCGACCTCGCACAGCGGGTCGAAAACTGGGGCTTTCACCGCTATTGGGTGGCAGAGCACCATTCCATGCCCGCAGTAGCCAGCTCTGCCACCTCTGTCCTGATCGGACATATCGCAGGCGGCACCAGCAAGATTCGCGTCGGCTCCGGCGGAATCATGCTGCCGAATCACGCCCCGCTCGTCATTGCGGAACAGTTCGGCACACTTGAATCCCTGTACCCGGGACGCATCGATCTCGGACTGGGCCGCGCTCCCGGAGCAGACCAGCGCACAGCCAGGGCCTTGCGCCGCGATCTGCGGGTTGGCGGAGAGGATTTCCCCGAGCTGCTGCAAGAGCTGCGCGACTACCTGCTTCCCCCTGCGGACGCCCCAGCCTCTCGCGTCCGTGCCATCCCGGGCGAAGGGTTGAACATCCCGATCTGGCTGCTCGGTTCCAGCGATTTCAGTGCCCGCCTGGCCGGATTGCTCGGCTTGCCGTTTGCCTTTGCGGGCCACTTTTCACCGGGATACACCTTGACCGCCCTGCAAGTGTACCGCAGCAGCTTCCGCCCTTCCGAGGTGCTGGAAAAACCATATGCGATGGTCGGTGTGAACGTCATGGCGGCTGATACGAACGAACAGGCCGAACGGCTGGCAACCTCGCACTTCCAGTCGTTTCTGAACCTCATCCGCGGCGACCTGAAGCCCGTCCAGCCACCAGTGGACGACATGGATGAGCTGTGGACCGAGTTTGAAAAGATGTCCGTCCAATCCCAGCTTGGCTCCTCGATCATCGGGAACCCGGAAAAAGTAAAGGGAGAGCTGCAAAGGCTTCTGAGCGCTACCCAGGCTGACGAACTGATGATTACGACGCAAATGTACGATCACGCGGACCGTCTCCGCTCCTACGAGATTGTGGCCGATGTCTGGAAATCATAG
- a CDS encoding TetR/AcrR family transcriptional regulator, whose protein sequence is MSGNHSDKAPAKRARVPREKAQEIILNAAEELFYQEGIHNVSIDAVVERAGINKMSVYRQFSSKADLITAYIGRKQQAFWDEWAESMAKHPNQPRHQLIQFFRDLAARASCSDFRGCCFLNVAVEFPDASHPVRELVAAHQKRIADTFLDMAKALGAGSPKELACALLLLMEGTYADSQSYGTHSAAIQMLPAIVERLIDSYVSG, encoded by the coding sequence ATGTCTGGAAATCATAGTGATAAGGCTCCTGCAAAACGCGCCCGCGTTCCTCGGGAAAAGGCCCAGGAAATCATCCTGAACGCCGCCGAAGAGCTGTTTTATCAGGAAGGGATTCACAACGTCAGCATTGACGCAGTCGTCGAGCGGGCAGGAATCAACAAGATGAGCGTCTACCGCCAGTTCTCCTCGAAGGCAGACCTGATTACCGCTTACATCGGCCGAAAGCAGCAGGCGTTTTGGGATGAATGGGCAGAAAGCATGGCCAAGCACCCAAACCAGCCGCGGCACCAGCTCATCCAGTTCTTCCGTGACCTGGCTGCAAGGGCATCCTGCTCCGATTTTCGCGGCTGCTGTTTTCTCAACGTCGCTGTTGAATTTCCTGATGCGTCGCACCCTGTTCGCGAGCTCGTCGCGGCGCACCAGAAGCGAATCGCGGACACGTTTTTGGACATGGCGAAGGCACTGGGAGCAGGCTCCCCAAAGGAGCTCGCCTGCGCGCTTCTCCTGCTGATGGAGGGGACGTATGCCGACAGCCAATCCTACGGGACGCACAGCGCGGCCATCCAAATGCTACCAGCCATCGTCGAAAGGCTGATCGACTCATACGTTTCCGGGTGA
- a CDS encoding PspC domain-containing protein, producing the protein MMERRLYRSQQDKRLFGVCGGIAQFLGIDSTLVRVGVVILTVCTGIPILIYVLLAMLMPKEPRWSYAGGGYDYDEQPYPHYTRVNDLDSEIDRLEKRALVQEVQRLRAELGKYKGL; encoded by the coding sequence ATGATGGAAAGACGTTTGTACCGTTCGCAGCAAGATAAAAGGCTGTTTGGAGTGTGCGGAGGGATCGCCCAGTTTCTCGGGATCGACTCCACGCTCGTTCGGGTGGGAGTGGTCATCCTGACTGTATGCACGGGGATCCCTATTCTGATCTACGTGCTGTTGGCCATGCTCATGCCGAAAGAACCGCGGTGGTCGTACGCAGGGGGAGGCTACGATTACGATGAACAGCCGTACCCCCATTACACGCGGGTGAACGATCTGGATTCGGAGATCGACCGGCTGGAAAAGCGTGCGCTGGTGCAGGAAGTTCAGCGTCTTCGCGCGGAGCTGGGCAAATACAAAGGTCTGTAG
- a CDS encoding flavin reductase family protein encodes MELSMAQLERQEKYKLLIGCIVPRPIAWVTSADESGLVNAAPFSYFNVASIEPMMVSVAVMRKPGGIRKDTARNIAATGEFVVNMVDVHNVDAVNQTSADYPPEVSEVTALGLGLQPSASVRVPRLAASRIHFECRLHQIVELGSPTTSDLIIGEVVHVHVADELYEHGRIDPRAFDPVSRMAGHTYATLGELFDRPRPVYEEAVSKDKKPS; translated from the coding sequence ATGGAATTGTCGATGGCGCAGTTGGAGCGCCAAGAAAAATACAAGCTGCTGATCGGCTGCATCGTACCGAGGCCGATCGCCTGGGTGACGTCTGCGGACGAAAGCGGCCTGGTCAATGCGGCACCCTTCAGCTACTTCAACGTGGCGAGCATCGAGCCGATGATGGTTTCGGTGGCTGTCATGCGAAAGCCTGGTGGAATCCGCAAAGACACCGCCCGAAACATCGCGGCGACCGGTGAATTTGTCGTCAACATGGTAGATGTGCACAACGTCGATGCAGTCAACCAGACGTCGGCCGATTACCCTCCGGAAGTAAGCGAAGTGACGGCGCTGGGACTCGGACTGCAGCCGTCCGCATCGGTCCGAGTGCCACGTCTGGCGGCATCCCGCATCCACTTTGAATGCAGACTGCACCAGATCGTGGAGCTGGGCAGTCCGACCACTTCGGATCTCATCATCGGGGAAGTCGTCCACGTCCACGTCGCCGACGAGCTGTACGAACACGGCAGGATCGACCCCCGCGCTTTTGACCCTGTCAGCCGCATGGCGGGACATACGTACGCGACGCTGGGCGAGCTGTTCGACCGTCCGCGGCCCGTCTATGAAGAGGCCGTTTCGAAAGACAAAAAGCCTTCGTAA
- a CDS encoding homogentisate 1,2-dioxygenase codes for MAFYHRMGEVPKKRHTTFYKPNGELYREQVMGTKGFSGIQSILYHHHPPTEVRATRKYADVTPEFVEQNDLKHQHFKTFDVKAGGDPIAGRRYLLGNSDVLLGVCAPTEPMNYFYRNADGDEVIFVHEGEGELQTIFGTISYYPGDYLVIPIGTTYRLVPSSQSRFLVIESQNEIVPPKRYRNEHGQLLEHSPFCERDIRTPERLETHLESGEFEVRVKRQSVVYSYFFDFHPFDVVGWDGYLYPYALSIHDFEPITGRIHQPPPVHQTFAGQNFVICSFVPRLYDYHPDSIPAPYFHSNVESDEVLYYVKGNFMSRKGIYEGSITLHPMGIPHGPHPGKIEASIGKKETSELAVMLDTFHPLKVTRQALAVEDEAYMSSWLPPQA; via the coding sequence ATGGCTTTTTATCACCGCATGGGGGAAGTGCCGAAGAAGCGGCATACCACGTTTTATAAGCCAAACGGCGAGCTGTATCGCGAGCAGGTGATGGGGACGAAAGGGTTTTCCGGGATCCAGTCGATCCTGTATCATCATCACCCGCCAACAGAGGTGCGGGCGACGCGCAAATACGCCGACGTGACCCCGGAATTCGTCGAGCAAAACGATCTCAAGCATCAGCATTTCAAGACGTTCGACGTGAAAGCGGGGGGCGATCCGATCGCAGGCCGCCGCTATTTGCTCGGCAACAGCGACGTGCTCCTCGGGGTATGCGCGCCGACGGAGCCAATGAACTACTTTTACCGCAACGCCGACGGAGATGAAGTCATCTTCGTTCACGAGGGCGAAGGCGAGCTGCAGACGATATTCGGGACGATTTCCTACTATCCGGGCGATTATTTGGTCATCCCCATCGGAACGACCTACCGGCTCGTCCCATCGAGCCAGAGCCGCTTCCTCGTCATCGAATCGCAGAACGAGATCGTCCCGCCCAAGCGTTACCGCAATGAGCACGGACAGCTTCTGGAGCACTCGCCCTTTTGCGAACGGGACATACGCACGCCCGAGCGGCTGGAGACTCACCTCGAGAGCGGCGAGTTCGAAGTGCGGGTGAAGCGACAGTCTGTCGTGTACAGCTACTTCTTCGACTTCCACCCGTTCGATGTTGTGGGCTGGGACGGCTATCTGTATCCATACGCATTGAGCATCCACGATTTCGAGCCGATCACCGGTCGGATCCACCAGCCGCCGCCTGTCCACCAGACGTTTGCCGGACAAAACTTCGTCATCTGCTCCTTTGTGCCGCGGCTGTACGACTACCATCCCGATTCGATTCCGGCCCCGTATTTCCACAGCAATGTCGAGAGCGATGAAGTGCTATACTACGTGAAAGGAAACTTTATGAGCCGAAAAGGCATTTACGAAGGCTCGATCACGCTGCACCCGATGGGAATACCGCACGGGCCCCATCCCGGCAAGATCGAGGCTTCCATTGGCAAGAAGGAGACGAGCGAGCTCGCAGTCATGCTGGACACGTTTCATCCGCTCAAGGTCACACGCCAAGCGCTGGCGGTGGAGGACGAGGCGTACATGTCGAGCTGGCTGCCGCCACAGGCGTAA
- a CDS encoding fumarylacetoacetate hydrolase family protein, whose amino-acid sequence MKLVSYRQREGEMWRAGLFAENLVTDVQQLLPGAPATMAELLSEWGHWSTRLREAQAANEKKGLPAAQVELGSPLPRPGSFRDFYAFEAHVKTARARRGLDMVPEWYQFPVFYFSNAAAFSGPKATIRRPKATRSLDYELEVACVIGRAGVDIPVEQAADHIAGYCILNDWSARDIQREEVKVGLGPAKGKDFATSMGPWLVTPDELESARIAGDRGDRYDLQMVARVNGIEYSRGNLRDLTFTFAEMIARASSDCPLYPGDVIGSGTVGTGCILELGAEQYGWLAPGDVVELEVERLGVLQNTISE is encoded by the coding sequence ATGAAGCTGGTTTCCTATCGGCAGCGCGAGGGAGAAATGTGGCGGGCAGGACTGTTTGCGGAGAACCTGGTGACTGATGTGCAGCAGCTGTTGCCCGGTGCTCCTGCGACGATGGCTGAATTGCTCTCCGAGTGGGGGCATTGGAGCACGAGACTGCGGGAGGCACAAGCAGCAAACGAAAAGAAAGGCTTGCCGGCGGCACAGGTAGAGCTGGGTTCTCCACTGCCGCGCCCGGGCAGCTTCCGAGATTTTTACGCCTTCGAAGCGCATGTGAAGACAGCCCGCGCTAGGCGTGGTCTGGACATGGTTCCTGAGTGGTACCAGTTCCCGGTCTTTTACTTCTCGAATGCGGCGGCATTTTCCGGTCCGAAAGCGACGATTCGCCGGCCGAAAGCGACCCGTTCGCTGGATTACGAGCTGGAAGTCGCCTGTGTCATCGGCCGAGCGGGCGTCGATATCCCTGTCGAACAGGCGGCAGACCATATCGCAGGGTATTGCATCCTGAACGATTGGAGCGCACGTGATATCCAGCGGGAGGAAGTCAAGGTAGGGCTCGGTCCGGCCAAAGGAAAAGACTTCGCCACGTCGATGGGTCCGTGGCTGGTGACGCCGGATGAGCTGGAGAGCGCCCGAATCGCCGGAGACCGGGGCGATCGCTACGACCTGCAGATGGTCGCCCGTGTGAACGGAATCGAGTACTCGCGCGGGAACTTGCGGGACCTGACCTTCACTTTCGCGGAAATGATCGCGCGGGCATCCAGCGATTGTCCTCTCTATCCGGGGGATGTGATCGGCTCGGGGACGGTCGGGACTGGCTGCATTTTGGAGCTGGGCGCGGAGCAGTATGGCTGGCTGGCGCCCGGGGACGTCGTCGAGCTGGAAGTGGAGCGGCTCGGGGTCTTGCAGAATACGATTAGCGAATAA
- a CDS encoding RluA family pseudouridine synthase yields MLEELIRFTADEADEGRTVRDVLQKRYGVSRRLLVRAKFKGLITRNGQLVFVNEKLRAGDEIAVMVTEDAEETVAPEAMPLSIRFEDDDLMVIAKPAGLVVHPTGNHAGGTLANGVIAYWQQRGEHRKFRAVNRLDKDTSGLLIVAKNQWAHEQFSRMQQERTLHRIYQAIAEGEVEPDEGTIDAPIGLAEDSFITRQIRPDGQKAVTHFRVLARGNGLSHLELKLDTGRTHQIRVHMSSLGHPLAGDDLYGGGRQLIGRQALHAFRLAFVHPRSGQSMEWTEPLPTDMSELSASCRGF; encoded by the coding sequence ATGCTGGAAGAGCTGATACGTTTTACCGCAGACGAAGCAGATGAGGGCCGCACCGTGCGCGATGTGCTGCAAAAGCGCTACGGAGTGTCCCGCCGGCTGCTCGTTCGCGCGAAATTCAAGGGCTTGATCACCCGAAACGGCCAGTTGGTATTCGTAAACGAAAAGCTGCGGGCCGGAGACGAGATTGCGGTCATGGTGACCGAGGATGCCGAAGAGACGGTGGCGCCGGAAGCGATGCCGCTCTCCATCCGCTTTGAGGACGACGATTTGATGGTGATTGCCAAACCGGCTGGACTCGTCGTCCACCCGACAGGCAACCACGCGGGCGGGACATTGGCCAACGGCGTGATCGCGTACTGGCAGCAGCGTGGAGAGCACCGGAAATTTCGTGCGGTGAACCGCTTGGACAAAGATACATCGGGGCTGCTGATCGTCGCGAAAAATCAATGGGCGCACGAGCAGTTCAGCAGAATGCAGCAGGAGCGGACGCTCCATCGCATTTATCAGGCGATCGCGGAAGGAGAGGTCGAACCGGACGAAGGGACGATCGACGCACCGATCGGGCTTGCGGAAGACTCATTCATCACCCGCCAGATCCGGCCGGACGGACAAAAGGCAGTCACCCATTTTCGCGTGCTCGCCCGCGGCAACGGCCTTTCCCACCTGGAGCTGAAGCTGGATACGGGACGCACGCACCAGATTCGCGTGCACATGAGCAGCCTGGGGCATCCATTGGCCGGGGACGACTTGTACGGGGGAGGCCGTCAGCTCATCGGCAGACAAGCCTTGCACGCTTTCCGTCTCGCGTTTGTCCATCCGCGCAGCGGCCAGAGCATGGAATGGACGGAGCCTTTGCCGACAGATATGAGCGAGCTGTCCGCCAGTTGCCGGGGATTTTAG
- a CDS encoding MBL fold metallo-hydrolase: MKAERVSQHIWSLRTWLLIPVRVWIVAEKGGVTLVDAGVPLMAKGILSFIDGLNAGPLKQILLTHGHSDHVGAVKRIAQERQVPVFAHQVEIPYLEGHKVYPRRKKAEANIAPGVVQPLPENEQGALESIAGLRPYLTPGHSPGHTVYYHEEDRVMLAGDLFTSKAGKLYRPMPMFTADMGEALKSSWLLRDLMPAHLEVCHGKPVKDPADHLEEYVRATAAAHSIPASVWQ; this comes from the coding sequence TCTGGAGTTTGCGTACGTGGCTGTTGATCCCGGTGCGCGTATGGATCGTGGCGGAAAAAGGTGGCGTCACGCTGGTGGATGCAGGAGTGCCGCTGATGGCCAAGGGAATTCTCTCGTTCATCGATGGGCTGAATGCCGGACCCCTCAAGCAAATCTTGCTGACGCACGGGCACTCCGATCACGTGGGAGCGGTGAAGCGAATCGCACAGGAAAGACAAGTTCCCGTCTTTGCCCATCAGGTGGAGATCCCGTATCTCGAAGGGCACAAGGTCTATCCGCGCCGCAAAAAGGCGGAGGCGAACATTGCGCCGGGTGTGGTCCAACCGTTGCCTGAAAATGAGCAGGGCGCATTGGAGTCCATTGCCGGATTGCGGCCGTATCTTACCCCGGGTCACTCGCCGGGACACACAGTGTATTACCACGAGGAAGATCGGGTGATGCTGGCAGGCGATCTGTTCACCTCAAAGGCCGGCAAGCTCTACAGGCCGATGCCGATGTTTACAGCCGACATGGGAGAGGCGTTGAAAAGCAGTTGGCTTCTCCGCGATTTGATGCCCGCGCATCTGGAGGTGTGCCACGGAAAACCGGTGAAGGACCCGGCAGATCATCTGGAAGAATACGTCCGTGCGACAGCAGCAGCCCATTCGATCCCCGCCAGTGTATGGCAGTAA